The following are from one region of the Bradyrhizobium septentrionale genome:
- a CDS encoding cytochrome P450 produces MSDSPSATYLPEHPPVTDWVHDFDHTDPVWTDDPFPIWETLRSASPVVHTERFLGCYMPTTYQAVKEIAYDTEHFSSRRVIVRDVRPEITARAPPITSDPPEHKPAKQVLLPPFTPDAMARLEPRVRAICNELIDEFIADGRCDAAARYTKHIPVRAIAHMLGIPEKDGDLFIKWIHQILELGIKNEDELMNGVREMTGYFMAHLEQRKLAPGDDLISQLLRAKGPGGQPLTDEHVLGSLRLLLIAGIDTTWSAIGSSLWHLAKTPADRERLIAEPALIPTAIEEFLRAYAPVTMAREVMKETTISGCPVKAGNMVLLSFPAANRDPAMFPNADKVVIDRKENRHAAFGLGIHRCVGSNLARMEMQVAIEEWLKRIPDFRLDPAGKVTWSEGTVRGPRQLPVLFGKTA; encoded by the coding sequence ATGTCCGATTCCCCGTCCGCAACCTATCTGCCCGAACATCCCCCGGTCACCGACTGGGTCCATGATTTCGACCACACCGACCCGGTCTGGACCGACGATCCGTTCCCGATCTGGGAGACGCTGCGCTCTGCCTCGCCGGTCGTGCATACCGAGCGCTTCCTCGGCTGCTACATGCCGACCACCTATCAGGCGGTGAAGGAAATCGCCTACGACACCGAACATTTCTCCTCGCGCCGCGTCATCGTGCGCGACGTGCGCCCCGAGATCACCGCCCGCGCGCCGCCGATCACCTCCGATCCGCCGGAGCACAAGCCCGCCAAGCAGGTGCTGCTGCCGCCGTTCACGCCGGACGCGATGGCGCGGCTCGAGCCGCGGGTGCGCGCGATCTGCAACGAGCTGATCGACGAATTCATCGCCGATGGTCGCTGCGACGCCGCAGCGCGCTACACCAAGCACATCCCGGTGCGCGCCATCGCCCACATGCTCGGCATCCCCGAGAAGGACGGCGACCTCTTCATCAAGTGGATCCACCAGATCCTCGAGCTCGGCATCAAGAACGAAGACGAGCTGATGAACGGCGTGCGCGAGATGACCGGCTACTTCATGGCCCATCTCGAGCAGCGCAAGCTTGCGCCCGGCGACGACCTGATCTCGCAGCTGCTGCGGGCCAAGGGCCCCGGCGGCCAGCCGCTGACCGACGAGCATGTGCTCGGCTCGCTGCGGCTGCTTTTGATCGCCGGCATCGACACCACCTGGAGCGCGATCGGCTCCTCGCTCTGGCACCTCGCCAAGACGCCGGCCGATCGCGAGCGGCTGATTGCGGAGCCGGCACTGATCCCGACTGCGATCGAGGAATTCCTGCGCGCCTATGCGCCGGTGACGATGGCGCGCGAGGTGATGAAGGAGACCACGATCTCCGGTTGCCCGGTGAAGGCAGGCAACATGGTGCTGCTGTCGTTCCCCGCCGCGAATCGCGACCCCGCCATGTTCCCCAACGCGGACAAGGTGGTGATCGACCGCAAGGAGAACCGCCACGCCGCCTTCGGCCTCGGCATTCACCGCTGCGTCGGTTCCAATCTGGCGCGGATGGAGATGCAGGTCGCGATCGAGGAATGGCTGAAGCGGATTCCGGATTTCCGGCTCGATCCGGCCGGCAAGGTCACCTGGTCCGAAGGCACGG
- a CDS encoding ferredoxin, whose protein sequence is MSKLRIRVDQDKCQGHARCKSLAPELFELDEYGNAHEAGDGTVPAGLEDKAWLAQTNCPEIAIEVTEE, encoded by the coding sequence ATGTCCAAGCTCAGAATCCGCGTCGACCAGGACAAATGCCAGGGTCACGCCCGCTGCAAATCACTCGCCCCCGAACTGTTCGAGCTCGACGAATACGGCAATGCCCATGAGGCCGGCGACGGGACCGTTCCGGCCGGGCTCGAGGACAAGGCCTGGCTCGCACAGACCAATTGCCCGGAAATCGCGATCGAAGTCACCGAGGAATGA
- a CDS encoding TetR/AcrR family transcriptional regulator, whose product MGQIVRKPFKTYHHGDLREALIQAALREVELGGPEAISIKALAKQLGVSQPAPYRHFADREALLEAVTAEAFRQFNVIMREAIEQPGKGSKLSRFAQAALAFGLQRHGIYRLMFASRTMACAPVGSELHTAAMETLALLIESFEAPAVGLLRERQALKIWAGLHGIVMLAEQGLLTGESAQISREELLDEIVEQTKLALTVALKATEDKA is encoded by the coding sequence ATGGGACAAATCGTTCGTAAGCCGTTCAAAACCTACCACCATGGCGACCTCCGCGAAGCCCTGATTCAGGCCGCGTTGCGCGAGGTCGAGCTTGGTGGTCCCGAAGCGATCAGCATCAAGGCGCTGGCCAAGCAGCTCGGCGTCTCGCAGCCGGCGCCGTACCGGCATTTCGCCGACCGCGAGGCGCTGCTCGAGGCGGTGACCGCGGAAGCGTTCCGGCAGTTCAACGTGATCATGCGCGAGGCGATCGAGCAGCCGGGCAAGGGATCGAAACTGTCGCGGTTTGCCCAGGCCGCACTGGCCTTCGGGCTCCAGCGCCACGGCATCTACCGGCTGATGTTCGCATCGCGCACCATGGCCTGCGCGCCTGTTGGCAGCGAGCTGCACACCGCAGCGATGGAAACGCTCGCGCTGCTGATCGAGTCGTTCGAGGCGCCGGCCGTCGGGCTGTTGCGCGAGCGGCAGGCGCTGAAGATCTGGGCCGGGCTGCACGGTATCGTGATGCTGGCCGAGCAGGGCCTGCTTACCGGCGAGTCCGCCCAGATCAGCCGTGAGGAGCTGTTGGACGAGATCGTCGAGCAGACCAAGCTCGCACTCACCGTCGCGCTCAAGGCGACGGAAGACAAGGCATAA
- a CDS encoding amidase, whose translation MADQGLVKETACAVVGKLKAGDVTPLDLLDVLEKRIAEVDGKVNALPTLCFDRARSHAKALMQKPVSERGLLAGLPVPIKDLTAVSGVLTTLGSPIFKDNIPAKSDILVERLEQNGGVIYAKSNTPEFGAGANTFNEVFGPTRNPWDTSRSAAGSSGGAAAALASGTAWLAHGSDMGGSLRNPASFCGIVGLRPSIGRVAHTPKFGVDRTLGVQGPMARNVEDLALLLDAMSGEHAADPLSLPALPTSFLSAIRSGSKPKRIAYSPDLGITPVDPEVKAVTRKAAERFAEAGAIVEEAHPDLREAHECFHVLRAFDFAISKAELLRTKRDLLKPEVIWNIEEGLKLTVEKLERAEAQRVAMTARALEFFETYDLLLAPATIVPPFPVENRYVAECDGKTFDNYVEWLGIVYAITLACCPALSLPCGFTASGLPVGLQVVAKPRAEAQLLAGAKVLEDILGVRGTTPIDPRPPR comes from the coding sequence ATGGCTGATCAGGGCTTGGTGAAGGAAACGGCGTGTGCCGTCGTCGGGAAACTGAAGGCCGGTGACGTCACGCCGCTCGATCTGCTCGATGTGCTGGAAAAGCGCATCGCCGAGGTCGACGGCAAGGTCAACGCCCTGCCCACACTCTGCTTCGATCGCGCCCGCAGCCACGCCAAGGCCCTGATGCAGAAGCCGGTCAGCGAGCGCGGCCTGCTCGCCGGCCTTCCCGTTCCGATCAAGGATCTCACCGCCGTGTCAGGCGTGCTGACCACGCTGGGCTCGCCGATCTTCAAGGACAACATCCCGGCGAAGTCCGACATTCTGGTCGAGCGTCTCGAACAGAACGGCGGCGTGATCTACGCCAAGTCGAACACGCCGGAATTCGGCGCCGGCGCCAACACCTTCAACGAGGTGTTCGGCCCGACCCGCAATCCCTGGGACACGTCGCGCTCGGCCGCCGGCTCCTCCGGCGGCGCCGCGGCGGCACTGGCGAGCGGCACCGCGTGGCTCGCCCACGGCTCCGACATGGGCGGCAGCTTGCGCAACCCCGCAAGCTTCTGCGGCATCGTGGGCTTGCGGCCGTCAATCGGCCGCGTCGCGCACACGCCGAAATTCGGCGTCGACCGCACGCTCGGCGTGCAGGGACCGATGGCGCGCAATGTCGAAGACCTCGCGTTGCTGCTGGACGCAATGAGCGGCGAGCATGCCGCCGATCCGCTGTCGCTGCCCGCGCTGCCGACGTCGTTCCTCTCGGCGATACGCTCCGGCAGCAAGCCGAAGCGCATTGCCTATTCGCCCGATCTCGGCATCACGCCCGTTGATCCCGAGGTCAAGGCGGTGACCCGCAAGGCGGCGGAGCGCTTTGCCGAAGCCGGCGCGATCGTCGAGGAGGCGCATCCCGATTTGCGCGAGGCCCATGAATGCTTCCACGTGCTGCGCGCGTTCGATTTTGCGATCAGCAAGGCCGAATTGCTGCGCACCAAGCGCGACCTGCTCAAGCCCGAGGTGATCTGGAACATCGAGGAGGGCCTCAAGCTCACGGTCGAGAAGCTCGAGCGCGCTGAAGCGCAGCGCGTCGCGATGACCGCGCGTGCGCTCGAATTCTTCGAGACCTACGATCTGCTGCTGGCGCCCGCGACCATCGTGCCGCCATTCCCGGTCGAGAACCGCTATGTTGCCGAATGCGACGGCAAGACGTTCGACAACTACGTCGAATGGCTCGGCATCGTCTATGCGATCACGCTGGCCTGCTGTCCGGCGCTGTCGCTGCCCTGCGGCTTCACCGCGTCGGGTCTGCCGGTCGGCCTGCAGGTGGTCGCCAAACCGCGTGCCGAGGCGCAGCTTCTGGCCGGTGCGAAGGTGCTGGAGGATATTTTGGGCGTGCGCGGCACCACCCCGATCGATCCGCGGCCGCCGAGATAA